The DNA window AGCGAGGAGCGATCCTGCTGGGGCTGTGCGGCCAAGACGGCGGACAGATGCCAGGGCTCGTGGACATCTGCCTGAGCGTGCCTTCGCAGCGCACGTCGCGTGTTCAGGAGGCGCACATCCTGATCGGGCACATCCTGTGCGAGCGGGTCGAAGAGATGCTGACCGGCTCGCCGGCGGTCTAGTGTCCTGTGTCCGTGATTACGTGCATAAGTCGCCGAGCAATTGGCGACGATCTTCGAATCCGTTCCGAGCTGAGCTCGGTAGTGTCTTCAGAATACTCCCGTTGGTCAGTGCGCCTCTGCCCAGGTGGAGCCCCAGCCCAACTCGACAACCAGCGGTACGCTGAGCTTCAGGGCATTCTCCATGACGCTGCGGACCAAGTCCTCGAGCTGCTCGCGTTCCTCTGGTGGCGCCTCGAACACCAGCTCATCGTGCACGGTCAGCAGCATGCGTGATCGGAGCCCACGCTCCTTGATCTTGCGATGGCTTTCGACCATCGCAAGCTTGATGACGTCCGCAGCCGAGCCCTGAATGGGAGAATTGCAGGCGACGCGTTCCGCCGCCTGACGTCGCGCACGGCTCTGGCTCCGCAGGTCAGGAATGCGACGCAGACGCCCGCAGATCGTGCGTACCAAACCGGAACTGCGCGCGTCGGCGATCGTCTGGTCCAAGAAGAGGCGAACGCCGGCATAACGCTCGAAGAAGGCCTTGATGTAGCGCGCCGCCTCCGCGCGCGGGATGCCCAAGCTGCGAGCCAGCGCAAACTGGGTCTGTCCGTAGATGACCGCAAAGTTCACGGTCTTGGCCTGAGCGCGCATGCGTCGCGTCACCTCCTCGGGCCCGGCACCGAAGATGGCACACGCAGTGCGCACGTGAACGTCCTGGCCGCTTGCGAACGCGGCGAGCAGCTCGCTGTCCTGGCTCAGGTGAGCGAGCAGTCGCAGCTCGATCTGCGAGTAATCGGCGCAAAGCAACGACCAGCCCTCCTGTGCTACGAAAGCTTCGCGTACCTGCCGGCCGATGTCGTCACGGATCGGAATGTTCTGTAGGTTGGGCTCGCTCGAGGAAAGCCTCCCTGTCGCTGCCACAACCTGCCCAAACAAGGTGTGAACACGGCCGGTCTTGGGATCGATCTCTCGGGGCAGCGCATCGAGGTACGTGCTCTTCAGCTTGGCGATAGAGCGGTGCTCCAACACCGCCGCCGGGAGCTCGTGCACTGCGGACAGCTCCTCCAGGACATCATGATCGGTGGAACGTGCGGTCTTGGTACGCTTGATTACGGGTAGCTTGAGCTCATCGAACAGAATGCTCTCGAGCTGGCGCGGCGAGGCAACGTTGAATTCGCGACTCGCGAGCTCGTGGCAGCGCGCCTCCAGCTCCTTCAGCCTCAGCGCAGCCTGCGTGGCGAGCCGAGCCAGCCGCCGGCGGTCCACGCGAACGCCGGTGCCTTCCATCTCTGCCAACACGTTCGCGAGTGGCAGCTCCAAATCCCGAAGCAGTCTCAGGCAGCCCGCCTGCTCCAGCTGTCGCTCCAGCGGTCCAGCCAAGAGCAGCAACGCTTGTGCGCGCATGCACACGAAGCCACCTGCTTCGCTCGGCTCTAGCTCGTGGTAGTCCCTGCGTGCCCGGCCGCTGCCCAGCAGGTCTGCCTCCGGCTCCAGCTCGAGCCCCAACTCGGATGCTGCCAAGAC is part of the Pseudomonadota bacterium genome and encodes:
- the polA gene encoding DNA polymerase I, which codes for VVIVSADKDLMQLVGDQVLLFDSMRGRVFGPPEVEAKLGVPPVQVRDLLALMGDSSDNVPGVPSVGPKTAVALLAQYGTLDGIYAKLDQVKRRSLRAKLEQHKAQAYLSRDLVTLRQDLDFDVGGGALDYDGPDASRLRPLFDELEFHRLLAKLTNESASTARSSDPAAATPSLSAPRILGASEARLEQLRESLVHAGAFAVTCLGEHRGAQAGLVGLGFAWDESGLDPNRDAGRGEASCAACYVPLGHRFLGCPSQIPVARVVELLGPLLEDAGVSKYSSDTKRDVALLARHGVLLRGVEVDSALASYLLDPDRGSHALHVLAASELGLELEPEADLLGSGRARRDYHELEPSEAGGFVCMRAQALLLLAGPLERQLEQAGCLRLLRDLELPLANVLAEMEGTGVRVDRRRLARLATQAALRLKELEARCHELASREFNVASPRQLESILFDELKLPVIKRTKTARSTDHDVLEELSAVHELPAAVLEHRSIAKLKSTYLDALPREIDPKTGRVHTLFGQVVAATGRLSSSEPNLQNIPIRDDIGRQVREAFVAQEGWSLLCADYSQIELRLLAHLSQDSELLAAFASGQDVHVRTACAIFGAGPEEVTRRMRAQAKTVNFAVIYGQTQFALARSLGIPRAEAARYIKAFFERYAGVRLFLDQTIADARSSGLVRTICGRLRRIPDLRSQSRARRQAAERVACNSPIQGSAADVIKLAMVESHRKIKERGLRSRMLLTVHDELVFEAPPEEREQLEDLVRSVMENALKLSVPLVVELGWGSTWAEAH